In the genome of Streptomyces racemochromogenes, one region contains:
- a CDS encoding FtsB family cell division protein has product MTKARAGGGAARPRPQGGGGAARMPFVLLVVALLAGGLISLLLLNSALNEGSFQLSRLKKETTALTDEQQALQRDVDAYSAPDALQRRARELGLVPGGSPVFLGPDGKTAGTPAPAEAPAPPPAPSAAPPVSQGPAPGSAAPSAPAPAPSGTPQPTPTPGR; this is encoded by the coding sequence GTGACGAAGGCCCGCGCGGGCGGGGGCGCCGCCCGGCCGAGGCCGCAGGGCGGCGGCGGGGCGGCGCGGATGCCGTTCGTCCTGCTGGTGGTGGCGCTGCTCGCGGGCGGGCTGATCAGCCTGCTGCTGCTGAACTCGGCGCTGAACGAGGGCTCCTTCCAGCTGAGCCGGCTGAAGAAGGAGACCACCGCGCTGACGGACGAGCAGCAGGCGCTGCAGCGGGACGTGGACGCGTACTCGGCGCCGGACGCGCTTCAGCGGCGGGCGCGCGAGCTGGGGCTGGTGCCCGGGGGCAGCCCCGTCTTCCTCGGCCCCGACGGCAAGACCGCCGGCACCCCGGCACCGGCGGAGGCCCCGGCACCACCGCCGGCCCCGTCGGCCGCCCCGCCGGTTTCGCAGGGTCCCGCCCCGGGGTCGGCCGCCCCCTCGGCCCCGGCACCGGCTCCCAGCGGTACCCCGCAGCCCACCCCTACGCCAGGCAGGTGA
- a CDS encoding peptidoglycan D,D-transpeptidase FtsI family protein — translation MSPKAAVPRARVNARPGPPHTIRLGNPKPRLRLVGVGLTLVMLAFVVRLLQVQAVDASAYSAKATENRFASHTLAAERGEITDRKGVALATSVDAYDITADPKMFTPQESKAPDAPQQAAALLAPILGTDPAELAKRLQTKNSRYVILARRQTPQVWNQIKDLKKLFADKAAADKKKNGPGANVIAGVFNEVSSKRVYPNGDLAAGILGYVNADGKGGGGLESALDKKLAGKDGELTYAQSGGRRVPTAGSSEKPAVPGDDIELTIDRDIQWAAQSAIAEQVEKSGADRGYVIVQDTRTGEVLAMANAPGFDPNDLTRARSTAMGNAALQDVYEPGSTAKVMSMAAVLEEKKARPDTRVEVPNRLHRGDRLFKDDVDHPTWYLTLNGVLAKSSNIGTILATGQLGATQSEANKVLYSYLDKFGIGRPTGLNYPGESRGILARPEAWSTSQQYTIPFGQGLSLNAMQAASVYSTIANGGVRITPTLVRGTKGPDGRFTPAPAPEQTRVISAETAKTLAEMLESVVDDQEGTGTKAKIPGYRVGGKTGTSNRVDPATGRYKGYTASFAGFAPADNPRITVYCAIQNPTKGSYFGGQICGPIYKTVMEFALKTLQVAPTGTAPAGLPVTYDAAPPPAAPSSAPTGPQPGP, via the coding sequence GTGAGCCCCAAAGCGGCGGTGCCGCGGGCCAGGGTCAACGCCCGGCCAGGGCCCCCGCACACCATCCGGCTCGGGAACCCCAAGCCCCGGCTGCGCCTCGTCGGCGTCGGGCTCACCCTCGTCATGCTCGCCTTCGTCGTCCGGCTCCTCCAGGTGCAGGCCGTCGACGCCTCCGCGTACTCCGCCAAGGCCACCGAGAACCGCTTCGCCAGCCACACCCTGGCCGCCGAGCGCGGGGAGATCACCGACCGCAAGGGCGTGGCCCTGGCCACCAGCGTCGACGCGTACGACATCACCGCCGACCCGAAGATGTTCACCCCGCAGGAGAGCAAGGCCCCCGACGCCCCCCAGCAGGCCGCCGCCCTCCTCGCGCCCATCCTCGGAACGGACCCCGCGGAGCTCGCCAAGCGCCTCCAGACCAAGAACAGCCGCTACGTGATCCTGGCCCGCCGCCAGACCCCCCAGGTCTGGAACCAGATCAAGGACCTCAAGAAGCTCTTCGCCGACAAGGCGGCCGCCGACAAGAAGAAGAACGGCCCCGGCGCCAACGTCATCGCCGGCGTCTTCAACGAGGTCAGCAGCAAGCGCGTGTACCCGAACGGCGACCTCGCCGCCGGGATACTGGGTTACGTCAACGCCGACGGCAAGGGCGGCGGCGGCCTGGAGTCCGCCCTCGACAAGAAGCTCGCCGGCAAGGACGGCGAACTGACCTACGCCCAGTCCGGCGGCCGCCGCGTCCCCACCGCGGGATCCAGCGAGAAGCCCGCCGTGCCCGGCGACGACATCGAGCTGACCATCGACCGCGACATCCAGTGGGCCGCGCAGAGCGCCATCGCCGAACAGGTCGAGAAGTCCGGCGCCGACCGCGGCTACGTCATCGTCCAGGACACCCGCACCGGCGAGGTGCTGGCCATGGCCAACGCCCCCGGCTTCGACCCCAACGACCTCACCCGGGCCCGCTCCACCGCGATGGGCAACGCCGCGCTCCAGGACGTGTACGAGCCCGGCTCCACCGCCAAGGTGATGTCCATGGCCGCCGTCCTGGAGGAGAAGAAGGCCCGACCCGACACCCGCGTCGAGGTCCCCAACCGGCTCCACCGCGGCGACCGGCTCTTCAAGGACGACGTCGACCACCCGACCTGGTACCTGACCCTCAACGGGGTACTCGCCAAGTCCTCCAACATCGGCACCATCCTGGCCACCGGCCAGCTCGGCGCCACCCAGTCCGAGGCCAACAAGGTCCTCTACTCCTACCTGGACAAGTTCGGCATCGGACGCCCCACCGGCCTGAACTACCCCGGTGAGTCCCGCGGCATCCTCGCCAGGCCCGAGGCCTGGTCCACCTCCCAGCAGTACACGATCCCCTTCGGCCAGGGCCTGTCCCTCAACGCCATGCAGGCGGCCTCCGTCTACTCCACCATCGCCAACGGCGGCGTCCGCATCACCCCGACCCTGGTCCGCGGCACCAAGGGCCCCGACGGCCGCTTCACCCCGGCCCCGGCCCCCGAACAGACCAGGGTGATCAGCGCCGAAACGGCCAAGACCCTCGCCGAGATGCTCGAATCCGTCGTCGACGACCAGGAGGGCACCGGCACCAAGGCGAAGATCCCCGGCTACCGGGTCGGCGGGAAGACCGGCACCTCCAACCGGGTGGATCCCGCCACCGGCCGCTACAAGGGCTACACCGCCTCCTTCGCCGGCTTCGCCCCCGCCGACAACCCCCGCATCACCGTCTACTGCGCCATCCAGAACCCCACCAAGGGCAGCTACTTCGGCGGCCAGATCTGCGGCCCGATCTACAAGACGGTCATGGAGTTCGCCCTCAAGACCCTCCAGGTCGCACCCACCGGAACGGCCCCCGCCGGCCTGCCCGTGACCTACGACGCGGCCCCGCCGCCCGCCGCCCCGAGCAGCGCCCCCACCGGTCCCCAGCCCGGGCCGTGA
- a CDS encoding UDP-N-acetylmuramoyl-L-alanyl-D-glutamate--2,6-diaminopimelate ligase codes for MTTITPEPGNQTAAGAEAGPSLRERPAAPGTLTAVPHADQPRTAQKDAPAAPPGAPRPVSARPTPLGELATLLGLPESGAAQITGITHDSRAVRPGDLYAALPGARLHGADFAAQAAALGAAAVLTDPEGAERAAATGLPVLAVADPRGRMGELAAEIYGRPGEGLLQLGITGTSGKTTTAYLVEGGLRAAGRTTGLVGTVEMRIGDERIKSERTTPEATDLQALFAVMRERGVEAVAMEVSSHALVLGRVDGCVFDVAVFNNLSPEHMEFHTGMEDYFQAKAQLFTARRARLGVVNLDDEYGRRLAKEAPIPVVTFSAAGDPAADWRAEDVVSGHMDSTLTLVGPEGQRVRAKAPLPGPFNVANTVAAIVTLAAAGLDPQTAADGVAAVPGVPGRLERVDAGQPYLAVVDYAHKTDAVESVLRALREVTTGKLHIVLGCGGDRDTTKRAPMGAAAARYADTAVLTSDNPRSEDPLKILAAMFEGAVSVPAGERGTVLVDADRAAAIAAAVARAEAGDTVLVAGKGHEQGQDTAGVVRPFDDRAVLRAAIENQQLSARQAEVDQ; via the coding sequence GTGACAACGATCACCCCGGAACCGGGGAACCAGACGGCCGCCGGCGCCGAAGCGGGCCCCTCGCTTCGCGAGCGGCCCGCCGCGCCCGGTACGCTCACCGCCGTGCCTCACGCTGATCAGCCCAGAACCGCCCAGAAAGACGCCCCGGCAGCGCCGCCGGGAGCGCCCCGGCCCGTGTCCGCCCGCCCGACCCCCCTGGGCGAGCTGGCCACCCTGCTGGGTCTGCCCGAGTCCGGCGCCGCTCAGATCACCGGCATCACGCACGACTCCCGTGCGGTACGCCCCGGCGACCTGTACGCGGCCCTGCCCGGCGCCCGGCTGCACGGCGCCGACTTCGCCGCCCAGGCGGCCGCCCTCGGCGCCGCCGCCGTGCTGACCGACCCGGAGGGCGCCGAGCGCGCCGCCGCGACCGGCCTGCCGGTCCTGGCCGTCGCCGACCCGCGCGGCCGGATGGGCGAGCTCGCCGCCGAGATCTACGGCCGGCCCGGCGAGGGCCTGCTCCAGCTCGGCATCACCGGCACCTCCGGGAAGACCACCACCGCGTACCTCGTCGAAGGCGGGCTGCGCGCGGCGGGACGCACCACCGGACTCGTCGGCACCGTCGAGATGCGCATCGGCGACGAGCGCATCAAGTCCGAGCGGACCACCCCCGAGGCCACCGACCTCCAGGCCCTGTTCGCCGTCATGCGCGAACGCGGCGTCGAGGCCGTCGCCATGGAGGTCTCCAGCCACGCCCTGGTCCTGGGCCGGGTCGACGGCTGCGTCTTCGACGTCGCCGTCTTCAACAACCTGAGCCCGGAACACATGGAGTTCCACACCGGCATGGAGGACTACTTCCAGGCCAAGGCGCAGCTCTTCACCGCGCGCCGGGCCCGCCTCGGCGTGGTGAACCTCGACGACGAGTACGGCCGCCGCCTCGCCAAGGAGGCGCCGATCCCGGTCGTCACCTTCTCCGCCGCCGGTGACCCGGCCGCCGACTGGCGCGCCGAGGACGTGGTCAGCGGCCACATGGACTCCACCCTGACCCTGGTCGGCCCCGAAGGACAGCGCGTACGGGCCAAGGCCCCGCTGCCCGGACCGTTCAACGTCGCCAACACCGTCGCCGCGATCGTCACGCTCGCCGCGGCCGGCCTCGACCCGCAGACCGCCGCCGACGGCGTCGCCGCGGTCCCCGGCGTCCCCGGCCGCCTGGAGCGGGTCGACGCGGGGCAGCCGTACCTGGCCGTCGTCGACTACGCCCACAAGACGGACGCCGTCGAGTCGGTGCTGCGCGCCCTGCGCGAGGTCACCACCGGCAAGCTGCACATCGTCCTCGGCTGCGGCGGTGACCGCGACACCACCAAGCGCGCCCCGATGGGTGCCGCGGCGGCCCGGTACGCCGACACCGCCGTCCTGACCTCCGACAACCCGCGCTCCGAGGACCCCCTGAAGATCCTCGCCGCGATGTTCGAGGGTGCCGTCTCCGTGCCCGCCGGGGAACGCGGCACCGTCCTCGTCGACGCCGACCGGGCCGCGGCCATCGCCGCCGCCGTCGCGCGCGCCGAGGCCGGCGACACCGTCCTCGTCGCCGGCAAGGGCCACGAGCAGGGCCAGGACACCGCCGGCGTCGTACGCCCCTTCGACGACCGCGCCGTGCTCCGCGCGGCCATCGAGAACCAGCAGCTCAGCGCCCGACAGGCCGAGGTGGACCAGTGA
- a CDS encoding UDP-N-acetylmuramoyl-tripeptide--D-alanyl-D-alanine ligase yields the protein MIALTLAEIADITGGRPHDIPDPSVRIAGPVVIDSRQVEPGSLFAAFEGEHVDGHDYAERAVAAGAAAVLAARPVGVPAIVVPDVEKALGALARTVVERLGTDVVALTGSAGKTSTKDLIAQVLQHHAPTVWTPGSLNNEIGLPLTALKATAETRHLVLEMGARGIGHIAYLTGLTPPRIGLVLNVGTAHIGEFGGREAIAQAKGELVEALPSEAEGGVAVLNADDLLVRAMSARTKARTVLFGEAEDADVRATEVRLTAAGQPSFTLHTPTGCSDVTLRLYGEHHVSNALAAAAVAHVLGMPAEEIATALSGAGTLSRWRMEVTEREDGVTIVNDAYNANPESMRAALRALVAMGEAGKADGGRTWAVLGPMAELGDASLAEHDAVGRLAVRLNVSRLVAVGGREASWLQLGAYNEGSWGEESVLVSDAQAAVDLLRSELRPGDVVLVKASRSVGLERVALALLEGEGEVAGR from the coding sequence GTGATCGCCCTTACCCTCGCCGAGATCGCCGACATCACCGGCGGGCGGCCCCACGACATACCGGATCCGTCGGTGCGGATCGCCGGACCCGTCGTCATCGACTCCCGCCAGGTGGAGCCCGGCAGCCTCTTCGCCGCCTTCGAGGGCGAGCACGTCGACGGCCACGACTACGCCGAGCGGGCCGTCGCCGCCGGCGCCGCCGCCGTCCTCGCCGCCCGGCCCGTCGGCGTACCCGCGATCGTGGTGCCCGACGTGGAGAAGGCGCTGGGAGCCCTCGCCCGCACCGTCGTCGAACGTCTCGGCACCGACGTGGTCGCCCTGACCGGCTCCGCCGGCAAGACCTCCACCAAGGACCTCATCGCCCAGGTGCTCCAGCACCACGCGCCCACGGTGTGGACGCCCGGCTCCCTCAACAACGAGATCGGCCTGCCGCTCACCGCGCTGAAGGCCACCGCGGAAACCCGCCACCTGGTCCTGGAGATGGGCGCCCGCGGCATCGGCCACATCGCCTACCTGACCGGCCTGACCCCGCCGCGCATCGGCCTCGTCCTGAACGTCGGCACCGCCCACATCGGCGAGTTCGGCGGCCGGGAGGCCATCGCCCAGGCCAAGGGCGAGCTGGTCGAGGCGCTGCCGTCCGAGGCCGAGGGCGGCGTCGCCGTACTCAACGCCGACGACCTGCTCGTGCGCGCCATGTCCGCCCGCACGAAGGCCCGTACGGTCCTCTTCGGCGAGGCCGAGGACGCCGACGTACGCGCCACCGAGGTCCGGCTGACGGCCGCGGGACAGCCCTCCTTCACACTCCACACACCGACCGGGTGCAGCGATGTGACCTTGCGGCTGTACGGTGAGCACCACGTGTCGAACGCGCTCGCCGCGGCCGCCGTCGCCCATGTCCTGGGCATGCCGGCCGAAGAGATCGCCACAGCGCTCTCCGGAGCGGGCACGCTGTCCCGGTGGCGGATGGAGGTCACCGAGCGCGAGGACGGCGTGACGATCGTCAACGACGCCTACAACGCGAACCCGGAGTCCATGCGGGCCGCCCTGCGCGCACTCGTCGCGATGGGGGAGGCCGGCAAGGCGGACGGGGGTCGTACGTGGGCGGTGCTCGGCCCCATGGCCGAGCTCGGCGACGCATCGCTGGCCGAGCACGACGCGGTGGGGCGGCTTGCCGTCCGGCTCAACGTGAGCAGGCTCGTGGCAGTCGGGGGCAGGGAAGCGTCCTGGCTGCAACTGGGCGCATATAACGAGGGTTCGTGGGGTGAGGAGTCGGTGCTCGTGTCCGACGCGCAGGCGGCCGTCGACCTGTTGCGCAGTGAACTGCGCCCGGGGGACGTCGTGCTGGTGAAGGCTTCCAGGTCGGTCGGTCTGGAGCGGGTGGCGCTGGCGCTGCTCGAGGGCGAGGGCGAGGTCGCCGGCCGATGA
- the mraY gene encoding phospho-N-acetylmuramoyl-pentapeptide-transferase — protein MRQILFAGVIGMFLTVIGTPLLIKLLARKGYGQFIRDDGPRGHAGKKGTPTMGGISFILATLIAYALTKVITGEEPSFSGLLVLFLMAGMGLVGYLDDYIKIVKRRSLGLRAKAKMAGQLIVGIAFAVLALQFKDSRGLTPASEKLSFVTDFGWSIGPVLFVVWALFMILAMSNGVNLTDGLDGLATGAAVMVFGAYTFIGVWQFQESCANAVDLTNPNACFEVRDPLDLAVVASALMGACFGFLWWNTSPAKIFMGDTGSLALGGALAGLAICSRTEFLMALLGGLFVLITMSVVIQVGSFKLTGKRVFRMAPLQHHFELKGWSEVLVVVRFWIIQGMCVIVGLGLFYAGWAADK, from the coding sequence ATGAGGCAGATCCTGTTCGCCGGTGTCATCGGCATGTTCCTGACCGTCATCGGCACGCCGCTGCTGATCAAGCTGCTGGCCCGCAAGGGCTACGGCCAGTTCATCCGCGACGACGGTCCGCGCGGCCACGCCGGTAAGAAGGGCACGCCCACCATGGGCGGTATCTCCTTCATCCTGGCCACGCTCATCGCGTACGCCCTGACCAAGGTCATCACCGGTGAGGAGCCGAGCTTCTCGGGCCTGCTGGTGCTGTTCCTGATGGCGGGCATGGGCCTGGTCGGCTACCTCGACGACTACATCAAGATCGTCAAGCGGCGTTCGCTCGGTCTGCGGGCCAAGGCCAAGATGGCCGGCCAGCTGATCGTCGGCATCGCCTTCGCCGTGCTCGCGCTCCAGTTCAAGGACTCGCGCGGACTGACTCCGGCCTCGGAGAAGCTCTCGTTCGTCACGGACTTCGGCTGGTCCATCGGGCCGGTGCTGTTCGTGGTCTGGGCCCTGTTCATGATCCTGGCCATGTCCAACGGCGTGAACCTGACCGACGGCCTCGACGGCCTCGCGACGGGCGCCGCCGTGATGGTCTTCGGCGCCTACACCTTCATCGGCGTCTGGCAGTTCCAGGAGTCCTGCGCCAACGCGGTCGACCTCACCAACCCGAACGCCTGCTTCGAGGTGCGCGACCCGCTGGACCTCGCGGTCGTCGCCTCGGCCCTGATGGGCGCCTGCTTCGGCTTCCTGTGGTGGAACACCTCGCCCGCCAAGATCTTCATGGGCGACACCGGTTCGCTCGCGCTGGGCGGCGCCCTCGCGGGCCTGGCCATCTGCTCCCGCACGGAGTTCCTGATGGCCCTCCTCGGCGGCCTCTTCGTGCTCATCACGATGTCGGTCGTCATCCAGGTCGGCTCCTTCAAGCTGACCGGGAAGCGCGTCTTCCGGATGGCCCCGCTCCAGCACCACTTCGAACTCAAGGGCTGGTCCGAAGTCCTCGTCGTGGTCCGCTTCTGGATCATCCAGGGCATGTGCGTGATCGTCGGTCTCGGTCTCTTCTACGCGGGATGGGCAGCAGACAAGTGA
- the murD gene encoding UDP-N-acetylmuramoyl-L-alanine--D-glutamate ligase — translation MGSRQVTSWQDRNITVAGLGVSGISAARALAGLGAVVTVVDGGDSEGHRARAAELEAQAKGVSVRLGDAETLPEGTDLVVTSPGWKPDSPLFLEAAKAGVDVVGDVEIAWQLRGENAAPWLAITGTNGKTTTTQMLASILKAAGLKTAAVGNIGTPIIDVVTGDERYDVLAVELSSYQLHWAPSVRAHSAAVLNLAPDHLDWHGSMEAYAADKGRIYEGNTIACVYNVADPATEHLVEEADVEEGCRAIGFTLGAPGPSMLGVVDGILVDRAFVQNRQKNAQELAHVDDVNPPAPHNIANALAAAALARAFGVEPRAVRDGLRDFRPDAHRVAFVDEVEGVRYVDDSKATNTHAAEASLAAFEPVVWIAGGLAKGATFDELVQKSAKRLRGVVLMGADRALIAEALARHAPEVPVTDLERTDTGAMLAAVREAARLAEPGDTVLLAPACASMDMFANYNKRGDAFADAVRELASGSAADTA, via the coding sequence ATGGGCAGCAGACAAGTGACCTCCTGGCAGGACAGGAACATCACCGTCGCCGGTCTCGGCGTGAGCGGCATCAGCGCCGCCCGCGCCCTGGCCGGCCTCGGCGCGGTCGTGACCGTGGTCGACGGCGGCGACAGCGAGGGCCACCGGGCCCGGGCCGCGGAGCTGGAGGCGCAGGCCAAGGGCGTCTCCGTACGCCTCGGCGACGCCGAGACCCTCCCCGAGGGCACCGACCTGGTCGTGACCTCCCCGGGCTGGAAGCCCGACAGCCCGCTCTTCCTGGAGGCCGCCAAGGCGGGCGTGGACGTCGTGGGCGACGTCGAGATCGCCTGGCAGCTGCGCGGCGAGAACGCCGCGCCCTGGCTCGCCATCACCGGCACCAACGGCAAGACCACCACCACCCAGATGCTGGCGTCGATCCTGAAGGCGGCCGGTCTGAAGACCGCCGCCGTCGGCAACATCGGCACCCCCATCATCGACGTGGTGACCGGCGACGAGCGGTACGACGTGCTCGCCGTCGAGCTCTCCAGCTACCAGCTGCACTGGGCCCCCTCGGTGCGCGCCCACTCCGCGGCCGTGCTCAACCTGGCCCCGGACCACCTCGACTGGCACGGCTCCATGGAGGCGTACGCCGCCGACAAGGGCCGCATCTACGAGGGCAACACCATCGCCTGCGTCTACAACGTCGCCGACCCGGCCACCGAGCACCTGGTCGAGGAGGCCGACGTCGAGGAGGGCTGCCGGGCCATCGGCTTCACCCTCGGCGCCCCCGGCCCCTCCATGCTCGGCGTGGTCGACGGGATCCTCGTGGACCGGGCGTTCGTGCAGAACCGGCAGAAGAACGCCCAGGAGCTGGCGCACGTCGACGACGTCAACCCGCCCGCCCCCCACAACATCGCCAACGCCCTCGCGGCCGCGGCCCTGGCCCGCGCCTTCGGCGTCGAGCCGCGCGCGGTCCGCGACGGGCTGCGGGACTTCCGTCCCGACGCGCACCGCGTCGCGTTCGTGGACGAGGTCGAGGGGGTCCGCTACGTCGACGACTCCAAGGCCACCAACACGCACGCCGCGGAGGCCTCCCTGGCGGCCTTCGAACCGGTCGTCTGGATCGCCGGGGGCCTTGCCAAGGGCGCGACCTTCGACGAGCTCGTCCAGAAGTCCGCGAAGCGGCTGCGCGGCGTGGTGCTGATGGGCGCCGACCGGGCGCTGATCGCCGAGGCGCTGGCGCGACACGCGCCCGAGGTCCCGGTGACCGACCTCGAACGGACCGACACTGGGGCGATGCTCGCAGCGGTCCGGGAAGCGGCCCGGCTCGCGGAGCCCGGGGACACGGTCCTGCTGGCGCCCGCGTGTGCGTCGATGGACATGTTCGCGAACTACAACAAGCGTGGGGACGCGTTCGCCGACGCGGTGCGCGAACTGGCCTCCGGGAGTGCCGCGGACACGGCCTAG
- the ftsW gene encoding putative lipid II flippase FtsW, with protein sequence MPAKQMLPGRRPAAVRAQGRKRPAGGAKRPGGRGPLSGLRRTQRQLSKAWDRPLTAYYLIFGSSLLITVLGLVMVYSASMIKALQLGLGDAYFFKKQFLAALIGGVLLFAASRMPVKLHRALSYPVLAGTLFLMVLVQVPGIGVSINGNQNWISLGGPFMLQPSEFGKLALILWGADLLARKGDKGLLTQWKHLLVPLVPVAFLLLGLIMLGGDMGTAMILGAVLFGLLWLAGAPTRLFVGVLAFAGVIVALLIKTSPHRMDRLACLGATEPGKNDLCWQAVHGIYALASGGWFGSGLGASVEKWGQLPEAHTDFIFAITGEELGLAGTLSVLALFAALGYAGIRVAGRTEDSFVRYAAGGVTTWITAQAVINIGAVLGLLPIAGVPLPLFSYGGSALLPTMFAVGLLIAFAREEPAARAALAMRQPRAGWKRSGPIWKSMRRRVKRRPSGER encoded by the coding sequence ATGCCGGCCAAGCAGATGCTGCCGGGGCGGCGGCCCGCCGCCGTCAGGGCGCAGGGCCGCAAACGCCCGGCGGGCGGGGCCAAACGGCCCGGCGGGCGCGGGCCGCTGTCCGGGCTGCGGCGTACGCAGCGGCAGTTGAGCAAGGCCTGGGACCGCCCGCTCACGGCGTATTACCTGATTTTCGGCAGCTCGTTGCTCATCACCGTGCTCGGGCTGGTGATGGTCTACTCGGCCTCCATGATCAAGGCGCTCCAGCTGGGCCTGGGCGACGCCTACTTCTTCAAGAAGCAGTTCCTGGCCGCCCTCATCGGCGGCGTCCTGCTCTTCGCCGCCTCCCGGATGCCGGTCAAGCTGCACCGGGCCCTGTCCTATCCGGTGCTCGCCGGCACCCTGTTCCTGATGGTCCTGGTCCAGGTCCCCGGGATAGGGGTCTCGATCAACGGCAACCAGAACTGGATCTCCCTGGGCGGCCCGTTCATGCTCCAGCCCAGCGAGTTCGGCAAGCTCGCGCTGATCCTGTGGGGCGCCGACCTGCTGGCCCGCAAGGGCGACAAGGGGCTGCTGACCCAGTGGAAGCACCTGCTGGTGCCGTTGGTCCCGGTGGCCTTCCTGCTGCTCGGGCTGATCATGCTCGGCGGGGACATGGGCACCGCGATGATCCTCGGGGCCGTCCTCTTCGGGCTGCTGTGGCTGGCCGGGGCGCCGACGCGGCTGTTCGTGGGCGTGCTCGCCTTCGCGGGTGTGATCGTCGCACTGCTCATCAAGACCAGCCCGCACCGCATGGACCGGCTCGCCTGCCTCGGGGCGACGGAACCGGGCAAGAACGACCTCTGCTGGCAAGCCGTACACGGGATCTACGCCCTCGCGTCCGGCGGATGGTTCGGTTCCGGTCTCGGGGCGAGTGTGGAAAAATGGGGTCAACTGCCCGAAGCCCACACCGACTTCATCTTTGCCATCACCGGTGAGGAACTGGGCCTGGCAGGGACGCTGTCGGTGCTCGCCCTGTTCGCGGCTCTAGGCTATGCGGGTATCCGCGTGGCCGGACGCACGGAGGACTCCTTCGTACGGTATGCCGCGGGAGGCGTGACCACCTGGATCACGGCCCAGGCCGTGATCAACATCGGTGCGGTGCTCGGCCTGCTGCCGATCGCCGGGGTCCCCCTCCCGCTGTTCTCCTACGGAGGGTCGGCCCTGCTGCCGACCATGTTCGCGGTCGGACTGCTCATCGCGTTCGCGCGGGAGGAACCGGCGGCGCGGGCGGCGCTCGCGATGCGACAGCCGAGAGCCGGCTGGAAGCGGAGCGGGCCGATATGGAAGTCGATGAGACGGCGCGTCAAGAGGCGTCCGTCCGGAGAGCGGTGA
- the murG gene encoding undecaprenyldiphospho-muramoylpentapeptide beta-N-acetylglucosaminyltransferase: MHVVLAGGGTAGHIEPALALADALRRQDPTVGITALGTERGLETRLVPERGYELGLIPAVPLPRKPTPELITVPGRLRGTIKAAEEILVRTKADVVVGFGGYVALPGYLAAKRLGVPIIVHEANARPGLANKIGSRYAHAVAVSTPDSKLRGARYVGIPLRRSISTLDRAAVRPEARAAFGLDPNLPTLLVSGGSQGARRLNEVIQQAAPTLQRSGIQILHAVGPKNELPRVDNMPGMPPYVPVPYVDRMDLAYAAADMMLCRAGAMTVAELSAVGLPAAYVPLPIGNGEQRLNAQPVVKAGGGLLVDDAELTPDWVLGQVLPVLSDPHRLYEMSRAAAEFGRRDADDLLVGLVYEAIAAARG, from the coding sequence GTGCATGTCGTACTCGCCGGCGGGGGGACCGCCGGCCACATCGAGCCGGCGCTGGCCCTCGCGGACGCACTGCGCAGGCAGGACCCGACCGTGGGCATCACCGCCCTGGGCACGGAACGGGGCCTGGAGACCCGCCTGGTACCGGAGCGCGGCTACGAGCTGGGCCTCATCCCCGCCGTGCCGCTGCCCCGCAAGCCCACCCCGGAGCTGATCACCGTCCCCGGGCGGCTGCGCGGCACCATCAAGGCCGCCGAGGAGATCCTCGTACGCACCAAGGCCGACGTGGTCGTCGGCTTCGGCGGCTACGTGGCCCTGCCCGGCTACCTCGCCGCCAAGCGCCTCGGGGTGCCGATCATCGTCCACGAGGCCAACGCCCGCCCCGGACTGGCCAACAAGATCGGCTCCCGCTACGCGCACGCCGTCGCGGTCTCCACCCCCGACAGCAAACTGCGCGGCGCCCGCTACGTGGGCATTCCGCTGCGCCGCTCCATCTCCACCCTGGACCGGGCCGCCGTCCGCCCCGAGGCCCGCGCCGCCTTCGGCCTGGACCCCAACCTGCCGACCCTGCTGGTCTCCGGCGGCTCCCAGGGCGCCCGCCGCCTCAACGAGGTGATCCAGCAGGCCGCGCCGACCCTCCAGCGCTCCGGGATCCAGATCCTGCACGCGGTCGGCCCCAAGAACGAACTGCCGCGTGTCGACAACATGCCCGGGATGCCGCCGTATGTGCCGGTACCGTACGTGGACCGGATGGATCTCGCGTACGCCGCCGCCGACATGATGCTGTGCCGCGCGGGTGCGATGACCGTCGCCGAACTCTCCGCCGTCGGACTGCCGGCCGCCTACGTACCGCTGCCCATCGGCAACGGCGAACAGCGGCTCAACGCCCAGCCGGTGGTCAAGGCCGGCGGCGGCCTGCTCGTGGACGACGCGGAGCTGACGCCCGACTGGGTGCTCGGCCAGGTCCTCCCGGTGCTGTCCGATCCGCACCGCCTGTACGAGATGTCCCGCGCCGCCGCCGAGTTCGGCCGCCGAGACGCCGACGACCTGCTCGTCGGCCTCGTGTACGAGGCGATTGCGGCCGCACGCGGGTAA